CATGCGGGGGTGCAGACTGCTCCGCACACCCCAGCGCGGGGCCTGCCCGGAACCCCGCTGACCGGAGCCTGATGAGGAGGGGGCCGGGACCCTCCCGGAGCCTGGAGGACGCACCCGGCCCGCGGGCCCTCGGCCGTGAGGCagcggggagggcagggggcacccGCAGCACGCCCGCCACAGCCCCCATCTCCACCCCCGGGACCCCACGCCGGGCACCAGATCTGGGGGCCGGCCGCGGTGGGCTCGGAGCTGCGTGCCCTCCCACGAGAGGCCCGGCCCCACAGCCCCGTCTGCACCACGCTCGCCTGGGGACACAGGCGGGCGCCCCACGCCCAGTTCCCCGTCCAGTCCCCGGGGGGCAGCGGGGCAGCACCCCGCAGGGTGCCGGCAGCAGCCCGGCTTTGGGCGGGGGCTCAGTGCCCTCTGGGGTCGCGTCCTCCCCGCCTGGCGCGTGTGCTGAGCCCTCGGCCCTCCCCGCGGGGCTGCCCACCCGGCACACGGCACCCCGGAGCCCCCAGCGCTGCCTCCTCCCCACGCAGGAACCCCGGCCCTGGCCGTGCTGCTGGCGTCCTGGGCGGTGCTGAGCCTCAGCGGGGCGCTGGGGGCCGTTGCGGGCCCACGGTGCCCGGCCCCGTGCGTCTGCAGCACGGATGCCACCGAGCTCAGCGTCTTCTGCGGCTCCCGCAACCTCACGCAGCTGCCCGAGTTCGTCCCCAACGGCACCACCGCCCTGTGGCTGGACGGCAACGAGCTGGACACCGTCCCCGAGGCGGCCTTCCAGAACCTGTCCAGCCTGAACTTCCTCAACCTGCAGGGTAGCCAGGTGCGCCGCCTGGAGCCTGACGCCCTCCTGGGCCTGGGCGCGCTGAGCTACCTGCACCTGCAGCGCAACCAGCTGCGCAGCCTGGACCCCCGCACCTTCGTGCCCACGCCCGGCCTGGCCTTCCTGGGCCTGGACCACAACCTGCTGAACCGGCTCGAGGGCAGCCTCTTCCGCGGCCTCGGCCACCTCTGGGAGCTCAACCTCGGCTGGAACGGCCTGGCCGTGCTGCCCGACGTCGCCTTCCAGGGCCTGGCCAGCCTGAGCGAGCTGGTGCTGGCCGGCAACCGGCTGACCTACCTGCAGCCCGCCCTCTTCCGCGGCCTGGGCGAGCTGCGCGAGCTGGACCTCAGCGGGAACGCGCTGCGCGTCATCAAGGTCGGCGTCTTTGTCCAGGTGCCCAAGCTGCAGAAGCTCTACCTGAGCCGCAACCTCCTCACCGCCGTGGCGCCCGGCGCCTTCCTGGGCATGAAGGCGCTGCGCTGGCTGGACCTGTCCCACAACCGCCTGGCCAGCCTGCCCGACGGCGCCTTCCCCGGCCTGATGGGGCTGCAAGTCCTGCGCCTGGCGCACAACGCGCTGAGCCGCCTGCGCCCGGGCACCTTCCAGGACCTGCACTTCCTGGAGGAGCTGCAGCTGGGCCACAACCGCCTGGGGCAGCTGGGGGCCGGCACCTTCCAGAGCCTGGGGCAGCTGGAGGTGCTGACGCTGAACGACAACGCGCTCCGCGTGCTCGAGCCCGGCGCCTTCAGCGGCCTCACCAGCATGGCCGTCATGAACCTCTCCGGCAACTGCCTGCGCACCCTGCCGGCGCAGGTGTTCCAGGGCCTGGGCCACCTGCACAGCCTGCACCTGGGGGGCAGCTGCCTGGGCCACCTGCCCCCGCACGCCTTCGCGGGGCTCTCAGGCCTGCGCAGGCTGTTCCTGCAGGGCAGCGGCGTGGCGGCCGTGGACGCGCTGAGCCTGCAGGGGCTGCCCGAGCTGCTGGAGCTGGACCTCACGGGCAACCTGCTCAGCGAGCTGCCCCCCGAGCTCTTCCAGGGCCTCGGCAAGCTCGAGTACCTGCTGCTGTCCCGCAACCGGCTGGAGGCGCTGGCCCCCGAGGTGCTGGGCCCGCTGCACCGCGCCTTCTGGCTTGACATCTCCCA
Above is a window of Dasypus novemcinctus isolate mDasNov1 chromosome 23, mDasNov1.1.hap2, whole genome shotgun sequence DNA encoding:
- the IGFALS gene encoding insulin-like growth factor-binding protein complex acid labile subunit, which encodes MERSGGTPALAVLLASWAVLSLSGALGAVAGPRCPAPCVCSTDATELSVFCGSRNLTQLPEFVPNGTTALWLDGNELDTVPEAAFQNLSSLNFLNLQGSQVRRLEPDALLGLGALSYLHLQRNQLRSLDPRTFVPTPGLAFLGLDHNLLNRLEGSLFRGLGHLWELNLGWNGLAVLPDVAFQGLASLSELVLAGNRLTYLQPALFRGLGELRELDLSGNALRVIKVGVFVQVPKLQKLYLSRNLLTAVAPGAFLGMKALRWLDLSHNRLASLPDGAFPGLMGLQVLRLAHNALSRLRPGTFQDLHFLEELQLGHNRLGQLGAGTFQSLGQLEVLTLNDNALRVLEPGAFSGLTSMAVMNLSGNCLRTLPAQVFQGLGHLHSLHLGGSCLGHLPPHAFAGLSGLRRLFLQGSGVAAVDALSLQGLPELLELDLTGNLLSELPPELFQGLGKLEYLLLSRNRLEALAPEVLGPLHRAFWLDISHNRLRALPEGLLSPLGRLRYLNLGNNSLTVFVPRTPGLQHLWLEGNPWDCGCALKPLRDLALSQPGVVPRFVQAALDADDHQPPVYAYNNITCASPPGLAGLDLRDVDEAHFAQC